The proteins below are encoded in one region of Candidatus Eremiobacterota bacterium:
- a CDS encoding tetratricopeptide repeat protein gives MVSATIGRYHIIQELGRGGMGIVYKGHDPILERPVAIKILSQQLVQNTEAKERFIKEAQAAARLNHPNITGIFDINEHEGIYYIVFEFISGRSLDKIIKEKGALPHKDALNLFVPTCQALDYAHQHGIVHRDVKPANVMVTDDGVVKVSDFGIAWVEASHTITQPGEIIGSFFYFSPEQARGEKVDRRADVYSLGIMFYEMLTARLPFLADNPAALIQMHLTADPEPPSEINRHVPMQIETAILKAMAKDPSDRYQTVKDFINDLTVEDVPVDLYKTSISPSEAALHNILGNNYYKQGKLDLAILEWEKATNLDPYNALTHNNLGTAYDGLGNLECAVTEYGKAVDLNPNNFVAHYNLGSAYYRKGDLDHSIEEYRKVTVLNPKFAPAYYNLGNGYYKMGKVDQAIEEWQKALILNPQFAEVHYNLGNAYYKKGKKDEAGAYWEKALELDPSFAIATYNIAAREMEKGNSEKALDMWNKVLEVNPEFAEAHYNLGNFHYTGGNIDQAIECWERAVKAKYGFWRAHYNLGNSYYQKQNYDEAISQWQKTIQFRQEYWQAHWNVANTFYYDRQQLEPAVLEWQEVTHINPSHWQAYYNLGEAYLSQGKIELAILEWDKVVSLNPKFWHVYHNLGCLFYKKGKIDQAMAYWTKAVALMLFSF, from the coding sequence ATGGTAAGCGCGACAATAGGCCGGTATCACATAATCCAGGAGCTGGGACGGGGCGGTATGGGCATTGTCTACAAGGGGCATGATCCCATACTGGAGAGGCCAGTTGCCATCAAGATCCTCTCCCAGCAGCTCGTGCAGAACACCGAGGCCAAGGAGCGTTTCATCAAGGAGGCCCAGGCCGCGGCGCGCCTCAACCACCCCAACATCACGGGGATCTTCGACATCAACGAGCATGAAGGTATCTACTACATTGTCTTTGAGTTCATATCGGGAAGAAGTCTCGATAAGATAATAAAAGAGAAAGGCGCCCTCCCTCACAAGGATGCCCTCAACCTTTTCGTGCCCACGTGCCAGGCCCTTGACTACGCCCACCAGCACGGCATCGTGCACCGCGATGTGAAGCCGGCAAACGTGATGGTCACTGATGACGGCGTGGTGAAAGTCTCCGACTTCGGTATCGCCTGGGTGGAGGCCTCGCACACCATTACACAGCCGGGCGAGATAATAGGCTCGTTCTTTTATTTCTCGCCTGAGCAGGCCCGCGGTGAAAAGGTTGACCGCCGTGCCGACGTCTATTCCCTGGGCATCATGTTCTACGAGATGCTCACGGCGAGGCTCCCCTTCCTCGCAGACAACCCTGCGGCCCTCATCCAGATGCATCTCACCGCCGATCCTGAGCCGCCGTCAGAAATCAACCGCCATGTGCCAATGCAGATTGAAACAGCCATCCTGAAGGCCATGGCCAAGGATCCCTCCGACAGGTATCAGACGGTAAAGGATTTCATCAACGACCTCACCGTTGAAGACGTGCCCGTTGATCTCTACAAGACCTCCATCTCCCCCTCGGAGGCGGCCCTCCACAACATCCTGGGCAACAATTACTACAAGCAGGGGAAGCTGGACCTTGCCATCCTCGAGTGGGAGAAGGCCACGAACCTTGACCCTTATAATGCCCTGACCCACAACAACCTGGGAACGGCCTATGACGGCCTGGGAAACCTTGAGTGCGCCGTGACGGAGTACGGCAAGGCGGTAGACCTGAACCCCAACAATTTCGTGGCCCACTACAACCTGGGCTCGGCCTATTACCGCAAGGGCGACCTCGATCACTCCATTGAGGAGTACCGCAAAGTGACGGTGCTGAACCCCAAGTTCGCCCCGGCCTATTACAACCTGGGAAACGGCTACTACAAGATGGGCAAGGTGGACCAGGCCATCGAGGAGTGGCAGAAGGCCCTTATCCTGAACCCCCAGTTTGCCGAGGTGCACTACAACCTGGGGAATGCCTATTACAAGAAGGGCAAGAAGGACGAAGCGGGGGCATACTGGGAAAAGGCCCTGGAGCTTGATCCCTCCTTCGCGATCGCCACTTACAACATAGCAGCGCGTGAGATGGAGAAGGGGAACTCGGAAAAAGCCCTTGACATGTGGAACAAGGTCCTGGAGGTGAACCCGGAGTTTGCCGAGGCCCATTACAACCTGGGAAATTTTCACTATACGGGCGGGAACATCGATCAGGCCATAGAGTGCTGGGAGCGGGCAGTGAAGGCCAAATACGGCTTCTGGAGAGCCCATTACAACCTGGGCAATTCTTACTACCAGAAGCAGAATTATGACGAGGCCATCTCCCAGTGGCAGAAGACCATCCAGTTCAGGCAGGAGTACTGGCAGGCCCACTGGAACGTGGCCAACACATTCTACTATGACAGGCAGCAGCTTGAGCCCGCTGTCCTTGAATGGCAGGAAGTGACCCATATCAACCCATCCCACTGGCAGGCATACTACAATCTCGGGGAAGCTTACCTGAGCCAGGGGAAGATTGAGCTGGCCATACTGGAATGGGACAAGGTCGTGTCGCTTAATCCCAAGTTCTGGCATGTCTACCACAACCTTGGATGCCTCTTCTACAAGAAGGGGAAGATTGACCAGGCCATGGCCTACTGGACGAAGGCAGTGGCTCTTATGTTGTTCTCATTCTAG
- a CDS encoding response regulator, with protein sequence MSNGENEKNPRILIVDDNSQNLALLKIYFKSTDYELIEAETGGEAIEKARSEKPDLILLDLMLPDIDGYEVCATLKASEDTECIPIIILTALTDIKDKLKALDSGADDYLSKPVNQVELIVRVRSLLRMKNLIERIRLKEREQMELTISLERERILLEKERQVRQIFKDVLQAITQNKLHLLLDPSELSVVAQGEKKEQIELKVPHDTVKVRRALEAWLSRLGVEKSRRYNMVVCISEATTNVIKHAGLGTVTFYQLRDRVQVWIDDKGKGIDFSELPRSTLLKGHSTKVSLGMGYTIMLELMDKIYLFTNPRGTLVIMEMFLHPCEEALPPGLERMLREEGECLGEDS encoded by the coding sequence ATGAGCAACGGGGAAAATGAAAAGAATCCCCGCATCCTTATTGTTGATGATAATTCGCAGAACCTGGCGCTTTTGAAAATCTATTTCAAATCGACGGACTATGAGCTTATTGAGGCCGAGACGGGCGGGGAGGCAATAGAGAAGGCCCGGTCGGAGAAGCCCGACCTGATACTGCTGGACCTGATGCTCCCCGATATCGACGGCTACGAGGTCTGCGCGACCCTCAAGGCTTCTGAGGATACGGAGTGCATCCCCATCATCATTCTCACGGCTCTTACCGACATCAAGGACAAGCTGAAAGCCCTTGACAGCGGCGCCGACGATTACCTCTCCAAGCCGGTGAACCAGGTGGAGCTCATCGTGCGCGTCCGGTCTCTTCTGCGCATGAAAAATCTTATTGAGCGGATCCGCCTCAAGGAGCGCGAGCAGATGGAGCTCACCATCTCGCTGGAGCGCGAAAGGATACTCCTTGAGAAGGAGCGCCAGGTCCGTCAGATATTCAAGGACGTGCTCCAGGCCATTACGCAGAACAAGCTCCACCTTCTCCTCGATCCTTCAGAGCTCTCCGTGGTGGCTCAAGGTGAAAAGAAGGAGCAGATAGAGCTGAAGGTGCCCCACGATACCGTGAAGGTCAGGAGAGCCCTCGAAGCGTGGCTCAGCAGGCTCGGCGTGGAAAAGAGCCGGCGCTACAACATGGTGGTATGCATCTCCGAGGCCACGACCAATGTCATCAAGCATGCAGGCCTTGGCACCGTGACGTTTTACCAGCTCAGGGACAGGGTGCAGGTATGGATTGATGACAAGGGGAAGGGCATAGATTTTTCCGAGCTTCCCCGCTCGACGCTCCTCAAGGGCCATTCCACCAAGGTATCCCTCGGAATGGGCTATACGATCATGCTGGAGCTGATGGACAAGATTTATCTCTTTACGAACCCCCGGGGGACCCTCGTGATTATGGAGATGTTCCTGCATCCCTGCGAGGAGGCACTCCCGCCGGGCCTTGAAAGGATGCTCAGGGAAGAGGGTGAGTGCTTAGGTGAAGACTCCTGA
- a CDS encoding ferritin, whose protein sequence is MMQEKVQEAINKQVNAEIYSAYLYLSMNAYFQSLGLKGFANWMHVQSQEELIHAMRFYDYVNERSGRIRVLPIEGPPVEWKSPLDAFEAAYKHEQLVTSLINDLVNLATKEKDHATVAMLQWFVTEQVEEEANTSDVAGKLKLIGKDGAGLFMIDRELATRVFVPPPPAA, encoded by the coding sequence ATGATGCAGGAAAAAGTGCAGGAAGCCATCAACAAGCAGGTGAACGCCGAGATTTACTCGGCATACCTCTACCTTTCAATGAATGCCTATTTCCAGTCCCTGGGGCTCAAGGGATTTGCCAACTGGATGCATGTGCAGTCCCAGGAAGAGCTTATCCACGCCATGAGGTTTTACGATTACGTGAACGAGAGGAGCGGCAGGATCAGAGTCCTGCCCATCGAGGGCCCCCCCGTGGAGTGGAAGTCACCTCTTGATGCTTTTGAGGCTGCCTACAAGCATGAGCAGCTCGTGACCAGCCTTATCAACGACCTCGTGAACCTCGCGACGAAAGAGAAGGATCACGCCACGGTGGCAATGCTGCAGTGGTTTGTCACCGAGCAGGTCGAGGAAGAGGCAAACACGAGCGATGTGGCGGGAAAACTCAAGCTCATAGGAAAAGATGGCGCAGGCCTCTTCATGATAGACAGGGAGCTGGCCACGAGGGTTTTCGTGCCGCCGCCACCGGCAGCGTAA
- a CDS encoding PilZ domain-containing protein: MWQSVKESIRQLYTAMNRPIVFPAEKRRLARVALTLTVMALRSVRNESLTLTTENINVYGIKFFSPVALAPGETLDMTILLQTSHRNITTKGEVRWCQEAVINGKRLFEGGIEFQQLNKYDNVLLKGFIERYKTGCN, encoded by the coding sequence ATGTGGCAATCCGTCAAGGAATCGATCCGGCAGCTCTATACAGCAATGAACAGGCCCATTGTATTTCCTGCCGAGAAAAGGAGGCTCGCAAGGGTCGCGCTGACCCTCACGGTGATGGCCTTGAGATCCGTTAGAAATGAATCCCTTACCCTCACCACGGAGAATATCAATGTCTATGGCATCAAGTTTTTTTCCCCTGTGGCACTGGCACCGGGCGAAACCCTTGACATGACCATACTGCTCCAGACTTCCCACAGGAACATCACCACCAAGGGAGAAGTGAGATGGTGCCAGGAGGCGGTCATCAACGGGAAAAGGCTCTTTGAGGGAGGGATAGAGTTCCAGCAGCTCAACAAGTATGATAACGTACTGCTGAAGGGATTCATCGAGAGGTACAAGACGGGCTGCAATTAG
- a CDS encoding class I SAM-dependent methyltransferase, whose translation MASHDTENINVEVRKIWNANAAFWDERMGSQGNEFHRLLIEPAQEKLLELKPGDQILDIACGNGQFARRMAKLGAQVLAFDLAESFIAIARERSKEFGDRIHYCVLDAADRGQLEELGDKRFDGAVCTMALMDMAAIEPLAIALKKVLKAGGRFVFSILHPCFNSGRTRRVIEEEDRDGELTSTCSVMTSQYSTPFTLKGIGMADQPEVQYYFHRSLSVLFRQFFIHGFVLNGLEEPVCPEMREKSFFWKVHAEIPPALVARMILPGGFFPEELTGRGQCAII comes from the coding sequence ATGGCATCGCATGATACTGAGAATATAAACGTCGAAGTAAGAAAAATATGGAATGCCAATGCGGCTTTCTGGGATGAGAGGATGGGGTCACAGGGGAATGAGTTCCATCGTCTCCTCATCGAGCCCGCCCAGGAAAAGCTCCTGGAATTGAAGCCGGGAGATCAGATCCTTGATATTGCCTGCGGAAACGGGCAGTTTGCAAGGAGAATGGCAAAGCTCGGGGCACAGGTCCTCGCCTTCGATCTGGCGGAAAGCTTCATCGCGATTGCCCGGGAGCGATCAAAGGAATTCGGGGACAGGATTCATTACTGCGTGCTGGACGCCGCTGACAGGGGGCAGCTCGAGGAGCTGGGAGATAAGCGCTTTGACGGGGCCGTGTGCACCATGGCCCTGATGGATATGGCCGCCATTGAGCCCCTTGCCATTGCCTTGAAAAAAGTTCTGAAAGCGGGGGGGAGATTTGTCTTCTCGATTCTGCACCCATGCTTCAATTCGGGCAGAACAAGAAGAGTGATCGAAGAAGAGGACAGGGACGGCGAGCTTACCTCGACCTGCTCGGTGATGACATCGCAGTACAGCACGCCCTTCACGCTGAAGGGCATAGGCATGGCCGATCAGCCCGAGGTGCAGTACTATTTTCACCGGTCCCTCTCGGTGCTTTTCAGGCAGTTTTTCATCCATGGATTCGTGCTCAACGGCCTTGAAGAGCCGGTGTGCCCGGAGATGAGAGAAAAAAGCTTTTTCTGGAAGGTCCATGCAGAAATCCCGCCGGCCCTCGTGGCCCGGATGATTCTGCCGGGGGGATTTTTTCCGGAGGAATTGACGGGAAGGGGGCAGTGCGCTATAATATGA
- a CDS encoding site-specific DNA-methyltransferase, which yields MLKQPGSTRLTLRKTAFTFINDDCVKGSLALPEGSADVVVTSPPYNIGINYHEFDDTISREEYLAWTATWASAVKRVLSPGGSFFLNVGSKPTDPLIPFQVLEVMVRHFVLQNTIHWVKSIAILKEDVGRYPGIVKDVAVGHYKPIQSPRYLNDCHEYIFHLTLSGDVPLDRLALGVPYQDKSNVARWKGAGKDLHCRGNTWFIPYRTIKHRATDRPHPATFPPKLPEMCIRLHGREWVGMVLDPFMGLGSTAEAALELSVPFTGFEIVEEYYLEAIKRLKKRSDEKWMPLFPEEA from the coding sequence ATGCTGAAACAACCAGGCAGTACAAGGCTCACCCTTCGCAAGACTGCCTTTACCTTCATAAATGACGACTGCGTGAAGGGTTCCCTCGCCCTCCCTGAAGGCTCCGCTGATGTAGTGGTCACCTCCCCCCCTTACAACATCGGTATCAATTACCATGAATTCGACGACACGATATCAAGGGAGGAGTACCTTGCCTGGACAGCTACCTGGGCCTCTGCAGTGAAAAGGGTTCTCTCCCCGGGAGGCTCGTTTTTTCTCAACGTGGGCTCCAAGCCCACGGACCCCCTCATCCCCTTCCAGGTCCTCGAGGTGATGGTCCGCCATTTTGTGCTGCAGAACACCATCCACTGGGTGAAATCCATCGCCATCCTGAAGGAGGATGTAGGCAGATACCCCGGCATAGTGAAGGATGTGGCGGTGGGCCATTACAAGCCCATACAGAGCCCCCGCTACCTGAACGACTGCCATGAATACATCTTCCATCTCACCTTATCAGGCGACGTGCCCCTGGACAGGCTTGCCCTCGGCGTTCCCTACCAGGACAAGAGCAACGTGGCGCGCTGGAAGGGCGCGGGGAAAGACCTGCACTGCCGGGGGAACACGTGGTTCATCCCTTACAGGACTATCAAGCACAGGGCCACCGACAGGCCCCACCCTGCCACGTTCCCGCCGAAGCTCCCCGAGATGTGCATCAGGCTCCACGGGAGAGAATGGGTGGGCATGGTGCTTGATCCCTTCATGGGCCTGGGGAGCACGGCAGAGGCAGCGCTTGAGCTCAGCGTGCCCTTTACGGGATTTGAGATTGTTGAGGAATATTACCTGGAAGCCATCAAGAGGCTTAAGAAAAGGAGCGATGAAAAGTGGATGCCCTTATTTCCAGAAGAAGCATAA
- a CDS encoding zinc ribbon domain-containing protein produces MMKHESHRLRKILVLFLLLCFAFVLSAADSAWAKYCPKCGTYNNDSNAFCTKCGADLKTAASSTKPRVGVLFVASVYPYQDARFTIYHKGTVTPFIVWNSEGKYELGEVTLPVLPDIEFVPIMEREIPTATSVPYIAKRYNVEKLMVLNMNAKKVERAPLFSSQRYEVFMDVSSYSCPAGALIQEKRYKGSVSSWPDITVTQVKDVCTSLWQQMVPNIYLLLRS; encoded by the coding sequence ATGATGAAGCATGAATCCCATCGGTTGAGAAAAATCCTTGTGCTTTTTCTCCTCCTGTGTTTTGCTTTTGTCCTGTCGGCAGCGGACAGCGCATGGGCAAAATACTGCCCCAAGTGCGGCACGTACAACAATGATTCCAATGCCTTCTGCACCAAGTGCGGTGCCGATCTCAAGACAGCCGCATCAAGCACTAAGCCGAGAGTTGGTGTTCTCTTCGTTGCAAGCGTTTATCCATACCAGGATGCGCGTTTCACTATATACCATAAAGGTACAGTGACACCTTTCATCGTATGGAATTCTGAAGGGAAATATGAGCTTGGCGAAGTGACGCTCCCGGTGCTCCCCGATATCGAGTTCGTGCCCATCATGGAGAGGGAGATTCCCACGGCCACCTCGGTGCCTTATATCGCCAAGCGCTATAACGTGGAGAAGCTCATGGTCCTCAACATGAATGCGAAGAAGGTGGAGCGCGCTCCCCTCTTCTCCTCTCAGCGCTACGAAGTGTTCATGGATGTATCCAGTTATTCGTGCCCCGCAGGTGCACTGATCCAGGAGAAGCGCTATAAGGGATCGGTGAGCTCATGGCCCGACATCACGGTGACACAGGTGAAGGATGTCTGCACCAGTCTCTGGCAGCAGATGGTGCCTAATATATATCTGCTATTAAGAAGCTGA
- a CDS encoding aminoacyl-histidine dipeptidase: MTYTTLDNSPVAGLKPGLFWKHFYELTRIPRPSGSEKAVGDYLVECAKKMNLEGKRDDAGNVLIRKQATKGHEKAPGVILQSHLDMVCEKNSSVSFDFHKDPIRIKREGDFITADGTSLGADNAAGIAASLAVLEEEGLVHPPLECLFTIDEETGMTGAKNLKGDFLQGRRLLNLDSEQMGDIYVGCAGGSDNVLRLPLIMVPAEAGSTFVEVKVTGLKGGHSGLDIHEGRANAIRLLGRFLSNCHSDGLEFHLVSFKGGSKRNAIPREAEALIALKPQALTALKEKAASWEKIYRTEYSPVEEIVEISIKEGKAHDRVFLPDCTIKALDLLILIPHGVLAMSRSLKDLVESSTNLAIVKTENQELSIELSHRSSSGTFIRSIDERTEALARLCRLKYSRGQGYPGWQPDMESEVLRIARETYRKSFDKEAEIKAIHAGLECGLIIEKFPGMDAISFGPTLRNVHSPDEVINIPSVEVFWKYLVELLKALS; the protein is encoded by the coding sequence ATGACCTATACGACACTGGATAACTCACCTGTAGCGGGCCTGAAGCCCGGGCTGTTCTGGAAGCATTTTTACGAGCTCACAAGGATACCGAGGCCATCGGGGAGCGAAAAGGCAGTGGGAGACTACCTCGTGGAGTGCGCAAAAAAGATGAACCTCGAGGGGAAGAGGGACGACGCGGGAAACGTTCTTATCAGGAAGCAGGCGACCAAGGGCCATGAGAAGGCGCCGGGAGTGATTCTCCAGTCCCACCTGGACATGGTATGCGAGAAGAACAGCAGCGTTTCCTTTGATTTTCACAAGGATCCCATAAGGATAAAGAGGGAAGGTGATTTTATCACCGCCGACGGGACGAGCCTTGGCGCCGATAATGCCGCGGGCATAGCGGCAAGCCTCGCGGTCCTCGAAGAGGAGGGGCTGGTTCATCCTCCCCTGGAATGCCTTTTCACCATTGACGAGGAGACGGGGATGACGGGCGCAAAGAACCTCAAGGGGGATTTCCTTCAAGGGAGGCGCCTTCTCAACCTGGACTCCGAGCAAATGGGCGATATCTATGTGGGCTGCGCGGGAGGCTCAGACAATGTGCTGCGGCTTCCCCTCATCATGGTGCCCGCCGAGGCGGGATCAACCTTCGTGGAAGTGAAGGTGACAGGCCTCAAGGGCGGCCATTCGGGGCTTGACATCCATGAAGGGAGAGCAAATGCCATAAGGCTCCTGGGGCGCTTCCTGTCAAACTGCCACAGCGATGGACTGGAGTTCCACCTCGTGTCCTTCAAGGGCGGAAGCAAGAGAAATGCCATTCCGCGCGAAGCCGAGGCCCTGATAGCTCTGAAGCCGCAGGCTCTTACGGCGCTGAAAGAGAAGGCAGCAAGCTGGGAGAAGATTTACCGCACCGAGTACTCGCCTGTGGAAGAGATAGTGGAGATATCCATCAAGGAAGGCAAGGCCCATGACAGGGTCTTCCTCCCAGACTGCACCATCAAGGCCCTCGATCTTCTCATCCTGATCCCCCATGGCGTGCTGGCGATGAGCCGGAGTCTCAAGGATCTCGTGGAGTCCTCGACGAACCTGGCCATCGTGAAAACCGAAAACCAGGAGCTCTCGATTGAGCTCTCCCACAGGAGCTCGTCGGGTACCTTCATCCGCAGCATCGATGAGCGCACCGAGGCGCTTGCCAGGCTCTGCAGGCTGAAATACAGCCGCGGCCAGGGTTATCCCGGCTGGCAGCCCGACATGGAGTCCGAGGTGCTCAGAATCGCAAGGGAGACTTACAGGAAGAGCTTCGACAAGGAGGCCGAGATCAAAGCCATCCACGCGGGGCTGGAATGCGGGCTCATCATCGAGAAGTTTCCCGGCATGGATGCCATCTCCTTCGGGCCCACCCTCAGAAATGTCCATTCTCCCGATGAGGTCATCAATATCCCCTCGGTGGAGGTTTTCTGGAAGTACCTGGTGGAGCTTCTCAAGGCTCTCTCATAG
- a CDS encoding alpha/beta hydrolase — protein MPHLRLSTGISLYYEEEGQGQPLLLIPGASADHSAWVLQVPEFSRGFRVITPDMRGTGQSDRPDLKESYTARLMAEDIKALLDALSVEKAHVIGQSLGSAVAQELAIRHPGRVASLVLDVTWARSDLRISQICSVLSVLIARESLKAYSDFIYSLAFSPALLSSKPSFLDAFYHSNFVENQWKPTDIALLGHMAAVTTHDAEKRLPSIKAPALVIAGEDDVIIHPTYGKKVAGLIPRAEFHLFKSPYASHLLHIEMAPLFNRLCLDFLETAAGF, from the coding sequence ATGCCTCACCTCCGCCTCTCGACAGGCATCTCGCTCTATTACGAGGAAGAGGGCCAGGGCCAGCCCCTTCTTCTCATCCCCGGGGCAAGTGCCGATCATTCCGCCTGGGTGCTCCAGGTGCCTGAATTTTCCAGAGGTTTCAGGGTCATCACGCCCGATATGCGGGGCACGGGACAATCTGACAGGCCCGATCTGAAGGAATCTTACACGGCACGCCTCATGGCTGAGGATATAAAAGCGCTCCTCGATGCGCTCTCGGTTGAAAAGGCCCACGTGATCGGGCAGTCACTAGGCTCTGCGGTGGCTCAGGAGCTTGCCATAAGGCATCCCGGCAGAGTGGCCTCGCTTGTCCTCGATGTCACATGGGCACGGAGCGATTTGCGGATAAGCCAGATCTGCTCGGTGCTCTCTGTGCTGATAGCCCGGGAGAGCCTCAAAGCCTATTCAGATTTCATCTACTCTCTTGCCTTCAGCCCGGCGCTCCTCTCCTCGAAGCCCTCGTTTCTTGACGCCTTCTATCATTCGAACTTTGTGGAAAACCAGTGGAAGCCCACTGACATTGCCCTTCTCGGACACATGGCAGCCGTCACCACCCATGACGCCGAGAAGCGGCTCCCTTCAATAAAAGCTCCTGCGCTGGTCATCGCAGGAGAGGATGACGTCATTATTCATCCCACTTACGGGAAAAAGGTGGCAGGCCTTATTCCCCGCGCGGAGTTTCATCTCTTCAAAAGCCCCTATGCAAGCCATCTCCTCCACATAGAGATGGCTCCCCTCTTCAACAGGCTCTGCCTGGACTTCCTGGAGACTGCGGCAGGCTTCTGA
- a CDS encoding DUF1287 domain-containing protein, translated as MKRALPALILVLITLSLLQAAELTARQKALLSGARSNLGYAYDSGYYAGGPPPRGHGACTDVLYYALKKVNVDLQDEIARDIARSPSRYPSRRDRNIDYRWCPNLFVWFQRYARSLPVSVNGKALAGWKPGDIVFWSLLRDGVADHCGIISDSRNSRDVPLVIHNFPPECTEDEVLERWVIMGHFRL; from the coding sequence ATGAAAAGAGCCCTTCCAGCGCTTATTCTTGTGTTGATAACCTTGTCACTCCTTCAGGCAGCGGAGCTTACCGCCAGGCAGAAGGCACTGCTTTCAGGCGCGCGCTCAAACCTCGGGTACGCCTATGACTCAGGCTATTATGCGGGAGGGCCGCCTCCCCGGGGGCACGGCGCATGCACCGATGTGCTTTACTACGCATTAAAAAAAGTGAACGTGGACCTCCAGGATGAGATTGCCAGGGACATTGCGCGCTCGCCTTCGCGCTATCCCTCGAGGCGTGACAGGAACATAGATTACCGCTGGTGCCCCAACCTTTTCGTATGGTTCCAGCGCTATGCCAGGAGCCTCCCTGTCAGCGTCAATGGGAAGGCGCTTGCGGGCTGGAAGCCCGGCGATATCGTGTTCTGGTCACTGCTCCGCGACGGTGTGGCTGATCATTGCGGGATAATAAGCGACAGCAGAAACAGCAGGGACGTCCCTCTCGTCATTCACAACTTCCCGCCTGAATGTACAGAAGATGAAGTGCTTGAAAGATGGGTGATCATGGGGCATTTCAGGCTTTAA
- a CDS encoding amino acid permease has translation MAEENNEPRHEVGFIRGIDLISATTIVVGSMIGSGIFIAPSLMAGYIESPGIIILLWVIGGIFTLCGALSYAELAASMPHAGGQYVFLKEAYRPQLGFLYGWTVFLVIQTGFIAAVAVAFAKYLGIFIPCLSEKVILFSIPLGAGAFSFNSAQAAGIISIIVLTVINCFGVKTGALVQNVFTFLKVGAVLLLIIFGFSMGKGNTANFMPLFEPVIPSALKMGLFAALAVALSKALFAYDAWTTVTFAAEEVHEPQKNLPLSLIVGALIVTFLYTGATAVYFFLVPIKAAAAVPDNRIAAAAAEVIFGPVGLYLISAAVIISTFGCNNGLILGGPRVYYAMAKDRLFFQSLAKLHPRYRAPVNALIIQGAWSCVLTLTGSYSNLLTYTAFASVLFNVLTVVGLFILRKKNPDLHRPYLVHGYPFIPVLYILIGVAFLFYVVQGAPGDSLKGLAIILVGLPVYYWFRSVGRGPSPS, from the coding sequence ATGGCAGAGGAGAATAATGAGCCCCGGCATGAGGTAGGGTTCATCAGGGGGATTGACCTTATAAGCGCCACCACCATTGTGGTAGGCTCCATGATAGGCTCGGGGATATTCATAGCCCCATCCCTCATGGCTGGCTATATAGAAAGCCCCGGAATCATTATCCTTCTCTGGGTGATCGGGGGAATATTTACCCTCTGCGGAGCTCTCAGTTACGCCGAACTTGCTGCCTCAATGCCCCATGCCGGCGGGCAGTATGTTTTTCTGAAGGAGGCCTACAGACCACAGCTTGGCTTTTTATATGGCTGGACAGTTTTTCTCGTGATTCAGACAGGCTTTATCGCTGCAGTGGCAGTGGCCTTTGCGAAATATCTGGGCATATTCATCCCCTGCCTTTCTGAGAAAGTGATTCTTTTCAGCATCCCTCTCGGTGCCGGCGCGTTCTCGTTCAACTCGGCGCAGGCCGCGGGAATCATCAGCATCATAGTGCTTACAGTCATTAACTGCTTCGGGGTGAAAACGGGGGCACTGGTCCAGAATGTCTTCACCTTTCTCAAGGTGGGGGCCGTACTGCTTCTTATAATCTTTGGCTTTTCCATGGGGAAGGGGAACACCGCCAACTTCATGCCTCTCTTTGAGCCTGTCATTCCCTCGGCGCTGAAAATGGGCCTCTTTGCCGCCCTGGCCGTGGCTCTTTCCAAGGCCCTTTTTGCCTATGATGCCTGGACCACTGTCACTTTTGCCGCCGAGGAGGTCCATGAGCCCCAGAAAAACCTTCCTCTCTCATTGATTGTAGGGGCCCTCATCGTCACGTTTCTCTATACCGGCGCCACGGCAGTCTATTTCTTCCTGGTGCCCATCAAGGCGGCAGCGGCAGTGCCTGATAACCGGATCGCCGCGGCAGCGGCAGAGGTCATATTCGGCCCTGTCGGTCTCTATCTCATCTCGGCGGCCGTCATCATTTCCACGTTCGGCTGTAACAACGGCCTTATCCTCGGGGGGCCGCGCGTCTATTATGCCATGGCGAAAGACAGGCTTTTTTTCCAGAGCCTGGCGAAGCTCCATCCCCGGTATAGAGCACCTGTGAACGCCCTGATTATCCAGGGGGCCTGGTCATGTGTTCTGACGCTCACGGGGTCATACAGCAACCTGCTTACTTACACAGCCTTCGCCTCGGTGCTTTTCAACGTGCTCACCGTCGTGGGGCTCTTCATACTGAGAAAAAAGAATCCTGATCTCCACAGGCCTTACCTTGTCCATGGATACCCCTTTATCCCGGTGCTCTATATACTTATCGGCGTCGCCTTCCTCTTTTACGTAGTCCAGGGGGCTCCCGGCGATTCCCTCAAGGGACTTGCCATCATACTGGTGGGACTGCCGGTGTACTATTGGTTCAGATCAGTGGGAAGGGGCCCTTCGCCATCCTGA